Proteins from one Clupea harengus chromosome 17, Ch_v2.0.2, whole genome shotgun sequence genomic window:
- the eif1b gene encoding eukaryotic translation initiation factor 1b, with translation MSSIQNLQSFDPFADATKGDDLLPAGTEDKIHIRIQQRNGRKTLTTVQGIANDYDKKKLVKAFKKKFACNGTVIEHPEYGEVIQLQGDQRKNICTFLMEINIVKEEQLKVHGF, from the exons ATGTCCTCTATTCAGAACCTCCAATCTTTCG ATCCCTTTGCTGATGCAACCAAGGGTGACGACTTACTCCCGGCAGGGACCGAAGATAAAATCCACATCAGGATTCAGCAGCGGAACGGCCGAAAAACGCTTACCACTGTCCAGGGCATCGCCAATGATTACGACAAGAAGAAACTGGTGAAGGCCTTCAAAAAG AAATTTGCCTGCAATGGCACTGTGATCGAGCACCCTGAGTACGGGGAGGTCATCCAGCTGCAGGGAGACCAGAGGAAAAACATCTGCACATTCCTCATGGAG ATTAACATTGTGAAGGAGGAGCAGCTGAAGGTCCACGGGTTCTAG
- the zgc:163022 gene encoding putative ferric-chelate reductase 1 — MRIYPLLVLLACAPVLVLGYRSGLVTDSCDDMIPLHQGTNSSSSPPPYTITTDGTQYSEGDEITVSLRAESVPFEGFLLQAREVGGRSPVGSFSVLGAESRLLECAGLSNSAVSHLSGAKKNSIESKWRAPQSGQLKDIEFSVTFVQNYPNYWVGVKSPVVVFNTSISNPLPSLHPNEPVSSVGCGGSKVCFSRPQNCDPASSSDCYFMSVHEAPTDSSLKFEIYGASEGYISIGFSDDKQMGNDDIYICGKDSNSSIQVQHAYSTGRGAPTILPLENISHIKTSFVDGVISCTFVSKNTIAIQRNGVGSVYYIMFAYGLTSNGKLLYHRRSVFISEQKIDITRPQVVTKSQQPQIIKAHGALMLIAWMTTGSLGMLIARYLKAVTKGRGCLGKDLWFLAHVFLMVLSVAATIIAFILSFSHVKGWSGGSHPVLGCLVMILAFIQPLGAFFRCGPQHQWRFVFNWLHTMTAVAIKGLSVAAIFTGLYLVDSSQEGWMQKVMGGFVAWEALLFALLDLHMRWRQKDEDGVVFESVNIELILLTVFFLGNLAFLITLLIGIGMT, encoded by the exons ATGCGCATCTATCCGTTATTGGTCCTCCTTGCCTGTGCGCCTGTACTCGTACTAGGTTATCGTTCAGGTCTAGTGACAGACAGCTGCGATGATATGATACCACTCCACCAGGGCACAAACTCATCATCGAGTCCTCCACCGTACACCATTACTACAGACGGAACCCAATATAGCGAAGGAGACGAAATCACAG TGTCTCTCAGGGCAGAATCAGTACCATTCGAGGGTTTCCTGTTGCAAGCCAGAGAAGTTGGAGGGAGGTCTCCTGTGGggtctttctctgtgttgggAGCAGAGAGTAGGCTTCTGGAATGTGCTGGACTTTCT AACTCAGCCGTTTCTCACTTATCTGGTGCGAAAAAAAACTCGATTGAAAGCAAATGGAGGGCTCCTCAGTCGGGTCAGCTCAAAGACATAGAGTTCAG TGTTACGTTTGTACAAAACTACCCTAACTATTGGGTTGGGGTCAAAAGTCCAGTGGTTGTCTTCAACACCTCCATCTCCAACCCCTTACCCTCTCTACATCCAAAT GAACCAGTCTCCAGTGTTGGCTGTGGAGGAAGTAAGGTCTGCTTTAGCCGACCCCAAAACTGTGACCCCGCCAGCAGCTCTGACTGTTACTTCATGTCTGTCCATGAAGCACCTACTGATTCGTCACTGAAGTTTGAGATATATGGTGCATCAGAAGGGTACATCTCTATTGGATTCTCTGATGATAAGCAGATG gGAAATGATGATATTTACATATGCGGAAAGGATAGCAACAGTAGCATTCAAGTACAGCATGCCTATTCTACAGGAAGAGGGGCTCCAACAATCCTGCCACTG GAAAACATTTCGCACATTAAAACATCATTTGTGGATGGAGTTATCAGCTGTACCTTTGTATCCAAGAATACTATCGCCATCCAGAGGAATGGAGTTGGATCTGTTTACTACATCATGTTCGCCTATGGCCTCACATCAAATG GTAAACTTTTGTATCACAGAAGGTCAGTATTTATCAGTGAACAAAAAATTGACATCACCAGACCTCAAGTTGTCACCAAATCACAGCAACCTCAAATCATCAAAGCACACG GTGCATTGATGCTAATCGCTTGGATGACAACAGGAAGCCTTGGCATGCTCATCGCACGGTATCTGAAGGCAGTCACCAAGGGAAGAGGATGCTTGGGTAAAGATCTGTGGTTTCTG GCTCATGTCTTCCTTATGGTCCTCTCCGTGGCTGCCACCATCATTGCTTTcatcttgtctttctctcatgtGAAGGGTTGGAGTGGG GGGTCACATCCAGTACTTGGCTGTTTGGTCATGATCTTGGCCTTTATTCAGCCTTTGGGAGCCTTTTTTCGCTGTGGGCCACAACACCAGTG gaGATTTGTTTTCAACTGGTTGCACACTATGACAGCTGTCGCAATCAAAGGCCTGTCAG tgGCAGCCATCTTTACAGGCTTGTATCTGGTTGACAGCTCCCAGGAGGGATGGATGCAGAAGGTGATGGGAGGGTTTGTGGCCTGGGAAGCACTGCTGTTTGCCCTGCTAGATCTACACATGAGGTGGAGACAGAAAG ATGAAGACGGAGTCGTCTTTGAATCA GTAAACATTGAATTGATTCTCCTGACAGTGTTTTTCCTGGGCAATCTGGCCTTTCTCATTACCCTGTTGATTGGCATTGGAATGACGTAG
- the riok3 gene encoding serine/threonine-protein kinase RIO3, with amino-acid sequence MDQVEVSSKEVKSPWGAAKPVQTPCSLADVMSEQLAKQLDEEGNAIPTCSEADVELVTSPEAETDSDLMLAQMLQMEFDREFDSQLRREEKKFNGDSKVSISFENYRMVHPYEDSNSSEEEVDWQDTRNDPYRADKPTTTPKKGFTGKGKNITTKHDEVVCGRKNTARMDNFAPEVQVGDGMGMDLKLSNQVYNALKQHCYSEQRRSARLHEKKEHSTAEQAVDPKTRLLMYKMVNAGILETINGCISTGKESVVFHANGGSMEEKAVPEECVLKVFKTTLNEFKNRDKYIKDDYRFKDRFSKLNPRKVIRLWAEKEMHNLARMKKAGILCPEVVILKKHILVLSFIGHDHVPAPKLKDAMLNSEDMKQAYYQVLDMMQQLYQECNLVHADLSEYNILWHDGKVWMIDVSQSVEPTHPHGLEFLFRDCRNISTFFGKAGVADAMDVYELFNAVSGLQINGDNEADFLAQIEAMEKRNEDHVQKRSKKTFPTSDEGPPLLQSDI; translated from the exons ATGGATCAAGTTGAAGTCTCTTCCAAAGAAGTAAAG AGTCCTTGGGGGGCTGCGAAACCAGTTCAGACCCCATGCTCCCTGGCTGACGTAATGAGTGAACAACTGGCCAAGCAACTGGATGAGGAAGGCAATGCCATCCCAACTTGTTCAGA GGCGGATGTGGAACTCGTGACCTCtccagaggcagagacagacagtgacctGATGTTGGCCCAGATGCTGCAGATGGAGTTTGACAGGGAGTTTGACTCACAGCTgcgcagagaggagaagaagttCAATGGAGACAGCAAAG TGTCCATCTCCTTTGAGAACTACCGCATGGTTCACCCCTATGAGGACAGCAACAGCTCTGAGGAGGAGGTTGATTGGCAGGACACCCGAAACGACCCCTATCGAGCTG ATAAACCAACCACCACCCCCAAAAAGGGCTTCACTGGCAAGGGCAAGAACATCACCACTAAACACGACGAGGTGGTTTGTGGGAGGAAGAACACAGCACGCATGGATAAC TTTGCCCCAGAGGTGCAGGTGGGCGATGGGATGGGCATGGACCTGAAGCTCTCCAACCAGGTGTACAATGCTCTGAAGCAGCACTGCTACAGTGAGCAGCGCCGCAGTGCCCGGCTGCATGAGAAGAAAGAGCACTCCACGGCT GAGCAAGCAGTGGACCCCAAGACTAGGCTGCTGATGTACAAGATGGTGAATGCTGGGATCCTGGAGACCATTAATGGCTGCATCAGCACAGGGAAGGAGTCTGTGGTGTTCCATGCCAATGGGGGCAG CATGGAGGAGAAAGCCGTTCCAGAGGAATGCGTGCTCAAGGTCTTCAAGACCACACTGAATGAGTTCAAGAACCGGGACAAGTACATCAAGGATGACTACCGCTTCAAGGACCGCTTCAGCAAGCTGAACCCCCGCAAGGTCATTCGTCTTTGGGCAGAGAAGGAGATGCACAACCTGGCTAG AATGAAGAAGGCGGGCATCCTGTGCCCAGAGGTGGTGATCCTGAAGAAGCACATCCTGGTGCTGTCCTTCATTGGTCATGACCACGTGCCCGCTCCCAAGCTGAAGGATGCCATGTTGAACAGTGAGGACATGAAGCAGGCTTACTACCAAGTACTGGAC aTGATGCAACAATTGTATCAGGAGTGCAACCTTGTCCATGCTGATCTGAGCGAATACAACATACTATGGCATGATGGGAAG GTGTGGATGATTGATGTGAGCCAGTCTGTGGAGCCTACACATCCCCATGGACTTGAGTTCCTGTTTCGTGACTGCAGGAATATCTCCACT TTCTTTGGCAAGGCCGGTGTGGCAGACGCCATGGATGTGTACGAGCTCTTCAATGCTGTGTCTGGGCTACAGATTAATGGAGACAACGAGGCAGACTTCTTGGCTCAG ATTGAAGCCATGGAGAAGAGGAATGAGGACCATGTGCAAAAGCGCAGCAAGAAGACTTTCCCCACCAGCGACGAGGGGCCGCCTCTGTTACAGAGCGACATCTAG